The following coding sequences lie in one Phragmites australis chromosome 8, lpPhrAust1.1, whole genome shotgun sequence genomic window:
- the LOC133926737 gene encoding AT-hook motif nuclear-localized protein 10-like isoform X1 — translation MSAAAAGEAAAYGVGLQRGALQQHQQQPNPGAVLYMHNGVAVYRKPPVPAAYQRPAGCNAAAPEAAPAHSPTAMASAEQLKRKRGRPRKYAQDGVVPLAVVPPSQPVAVAPAPAGAGAASGATPTVPPGFSPSTEGGGVASPQALPPPPASEASSVKKRGRLLGSTNKKQQPQVAAPAGSGWAGLKPHVFTVQAGEDVASRAMSFSCNGWAVCILTANGAVSNVTLRQGDSSVGTVTYEGHFEILSLAGSYLLSESAGLSSRTGGLSVSLAGPDGRVLGGAVAGPLTAASPVQVVIGSFVADGKKEPDPISAPGKPGSSGGHGSLPNTAGSFNTGTQPGFPNFAPW, via the exons atgtcggcggcggcggcgggcgaggCGGCGGCGTACGGCGTCGGCTTGCAGAGGGGGGCCCTgcagcagcaccagcagcagcccAACCCCGGCGCGGTCCTGTACATGCACAACGGGGTCGCCGTCTACAGGAAGCCCCCCGTACCGGCGGCCTACCAGCGGCCTGCTGGCTGCAATGCCGCCGCGCCGGAGGCGGCTCCCGCCCACTCTCCCACGGCCATGGCGAGCGCTGAGCAGCTCAAGCGCAAGCGCGGGCGCCCGCGCAAGTACGCCCAGGACGGCGTTGTGCCCCTGGCTGTCGTGCCCCCGTCACAGCCAGTGGCGGTTGCTCCTGCTCCAGCTGGCGCTGGCGCTGCCTCTGGCGCGACACCCACGGTTCCTCCCGGCTTCTCTCCGAGCACTGAGGGTGGAGGTGTGGCGAGTCCTCAGGCgctaccgccgccgcccgctTCAGAGGCTTCCTCTGTCAAGAAGAGGGGTCGGCTGCTGGGCTCCACTAACAAGAAGCAGCAGCCGCAGGTGGCAGCGCCAG CAGGATCAGGCTGGGCCGGATTAAAACCTCATGTTTTCACAGTCCAAGCTGGGGAG GATGTAGCATCAAGAGCCATGTCATTTTCTTGCAATGGATGGGCAGTTTGTATCCTCACAGCCAATGGCGCTGTATCTAATGTGACCCTGCGTCAAGGAGATTCTTCTGTTGGAACAGTAACTTATGAG GGCCATTTTGAGATTCTCTCTTTAGCTGGCTCATATCTGCTATCTGAAAGTGCTGGGCTGAGCAGTCGAACAGGTGGACTTAGTGTTTCTCTTGCTGGTCCTGATGGCCGTGTTTTAGGTGGCGCTGTAGCAGGACCTCTAACTGCAGCTTCGCCAGTTCAG GTGGTCATTGGGAGCTTTGTAGCTGATGGGAAAAAGGAGCCTGACCCTATATCAGCACCTGGGAAACCTGGTTCCTCTGGTGGACATGGAAGCCTGCCAAATACTGCTGGCTCGTTCAACACTGGCACCCAACCAGGCTTTCCTAACTTCGCCCCATGGTAA
- the LOC133926737 gene encoding AT-hook motif nuclear-localized protein 10-like isoform X2 has translation MSAAAAGEAAAYGVGLQRGALQQHQQQPNPGAVLYMHNGVAVYRKPPVPAAYQRPAGCNAAAPEAAPAHSPTAMASAEQLKRKRGRPRKYAQDGVVPLAVVPPSQPVAVAPAPAGAGAASGATPTVPPGFSPSTEGGGVASPQALPPPPASEASSVKKRGRLLGSTNKKQQPQVAAPGSGWAGLKPHVFTVQAGEDVASRAMSFSCNGWAVCILTANGAVSNVTLRQGDSSVGTVTYEGHFEILSLAGSYLLSESAGLSSRTGGLSVSLAGPDGRVLGGAVAGPLTAASPVQVVIGSFVADGKKEPDPISAPGKPGSSGGHGSLPNTAGSFNTGTQPGFPNFAPW, from the exons atgtcggcggcggcggcgggcgaggCGGCGGCGTACGGCGTCGGCTTGCAGAGGGGGGCCCTgcagcagcaccagcagcagcccAACCCCGGCGCGGTCCTGTACATGCACAACGGGGTCGCCGTCTACAGGAAGCCCCCCGTACCGGCGGCCTACCAGCGGCCTGCTGGCTGCAATGCCGCCGCGCCGGAGGCGGCTCCCGCCCACTCTCCCACGGCCATGGCGAGCGCTGAGCAGCTCAAGCGCAAGCGCGGGCGCCCGCGCAAGTACGCCCAGGACGGCGTTGTGCCCCTGGCTGTCGTGCCCCCGTCACAGCCAGTGGCGGTTGCTCCTGCTCCAGCTGGCGCTGGCGCTGCCTCTGGCGCGACACCCACGGTTCCTCCCGGCTTCTCTCCGAGCACTGAGGGTGGAGGTGTGGCGAGTCCTCAGGCgctaccgccgccgcccgctTCAGAGGCTTCCTCTGTCAAGAAGAGGGGTCGGCTGCTGGGCTCCACTAACAAGAAGCAGCAGCCGCAGGTGGCAGCGCCAG GATCAGGCTGGGCCGGATTAAAACCTCATGTTTTCACAGTCCAAGCTGGGGAG GATGTAGCATCAAGAGCCATGTCATTTTCTTGCAATGGATGGGCAGTTTGTATCCTCACAGCCAATGGCGCTGTATCTAATGTGACCCTGCGTCAAGGAGATTCTTCTGTTGGAACAGTAACTTATGAG GGCCATTTTGAGATTCTCTCTTTAGCTGGCTCATATCTGCTATCTGAAAGTGCTGGGCTGAGCAGTCGAACAGGTGGACTTAGTGTTTCTCTTGCTGGTCCTGATGGCCGTGTTTTAGGTGGCGCTGTAGCAGGACCTCTAACTGCAGCTTCGCCAGTTCAG GTGGTCATTGGGAGCTTTGTAGCTGATGGGAAAAAGGAGCCTGACCCTATATCAGCACCTGGGAAACCTGGTTCCTCTGGTGGACATGGAAGCCTGCCAAATACTGCTGGCTCGTTCAACACTGGCACCCAACCAGGCTTTCCTAACTTCGCCCCATGGTAA